One window of Hymenobacter sp. BRD128 genomic DNA carries:
- a CDS encoding porin family protein, with amino-acid sequence MKKTTLLLALALGMSTAVHAQYRGRGGNVSLGIKAGASLTNFVGDDAKDPLGRSFDSRFGFNAGVFANIGLAKLFAFQPELLYSQKGARYNSSSDNGIRLHYLDVPLAFHVNTDGFFLEAGPQVGILLAAKSESGSTLVDIKDTYKAVDFGYLAGLGYQLKHGLGVGLRYNGEFTNFPNSSSAGNVTVQPRVRNSAFQLYATYSFN; translated from the coding sequence ATGAAAAAAACCACTCTCCTGCTAGCCCTCGCACTTGGTATGAGCACGGCGGTGCACGCCCAATACCGTGGGCGCGGCGGCAATGTATCGCTGGGTATTAAGGCGGGCGCCTCGCTCACCAATTTTGTAGGCGACGACGCCAAAGACCCTTTGGGCCGCAGCTTCGACAGTCGCTTCGGCTTCAACGCCGGGGTATTTGCCAATATTGGCTTGGCCAAGCTATTTGCCTTTCAGCCCGAACTGCTCTACTCGCAAAAAGGCGCGCGCTACAACAGCAGTTCCGATAACGGCATTCGGCTGCATTACCTCGATGTGCCGCTAGCCTTTCACGTCAATACCGACGGTTTTTTTCTCGAAGCCGGGCCACAAGTCGGCATTTTACTAGCTGCTAAAAGTGAATCGGGCAGCACTTTGGTCGACATCAAGGATACTTACAAAGCTGTTGATTTCGGCTACTTGGCAGGCCTGGGCTACCAGCTTAAGCATGGGCTAGGTGTGGGCCTGCGCTACAATGGCGAGTTTACCAACTTCCCCAATTCTAGCAGTGCTGGCAATGTGACGGTGCAGCCGCGAGTGCGCAACAGCGCATTTCAGCTCTACGCCACCTATTCATTTAACTAA
- the plsY gene encoding glycerol-3-phosphate 1-O-acyltransferase PlsY: protein MLLIALALLAAYLLGSIPTALWVGRAFFNLADIREHGSGNAGATNTFRVLGKQAGTFVLLVDAFKGFAAAYFLPNLLLSQGLIQPQSLFYYRLACGVLAVVGHIYPIFAQFRGGKGVATILGMMLAIAPATVGVALLVFLAVLGTTRYVSLSSMTAGVAFALLQLLPTFRPVNSLQVWFGFLLALMLIYTHRANIGRLRAGTESRVPLWGKR from the coding sequence ATGCTACTTATCGCTTTGGCGCTGCTCGCGGCCTACTTGCTAGGCTCCATTCCTACGGCCCTCTGGGTGGGCCGGGCGTTTTTTAATCTCGCCGATATTCGGGAGCATGGTTCTGGCAATGCGGGGGCTACCAATACCTTTCGGGTGCTGGGCAAGCAGGCCGGCACGTTTGTGCTGCTGGTCGATGCCTTCAAGGGCTTCGCGGCGGCTTATTTTCTGCCCAATCTGCTGCTGAGCCAAGGCCTTATTCAGCCGCAAAGCCTATTCTATTATCGCCTGGCCTGCGGGGTGCTGGCGGTGGTGGGGCACATCTACCCCATCTTCGCCCAGTTTCGGGGTGGTAAGGGCGTAGCCACTATTCTGGGTATGATGCTAGCCATTGCGCCGGCCACGGTGGGCGTGGCGCTGCTGGTGTTTCTGGCGGTGCTGGGCACCACGCGCTACGTATCCCTGAGCAGCATGACGGCCGGGGTGGCTTTTGCGCTGTTGCAATTGCTGCCCACCTTTCGCCCCGTCAATTCGCTGCAAGTGTGGTTTGGCTTTCTGCTAGCCCTCATGCTCATCTATACGCACCGGGCCAACATCGGCCGGCTGCGCGCCGGCACCGAGAGCCGCGTGCCGCTGTGGGGTAAGCGGTAG
- the tpiA gene encoding triose-phosphate isomerase, translating to MRQNFVAGNWKMNLTLPEAQALTSEVVQMLHDELTGPKPQVVICPPFPLLMGVHRLLGDSGNPALGAQNFHQKESGAYTGEVSAKQLRSVGCAYVILGHSERRQHFREDDALLAEKLNTALAAGLKPIFCVGESLETREADETFDFIGQQLANGLFHLSKEDVDKVVIAYEPIWAIGTGRTASSAQAQEVHAFIRQQVAAAYDQATADNTTILYGGSCNAQNARELFSQPDVDGGLIGGASLKSRDFVEIVKSF from the coding sequence ATGCGCCAGAATTTCGTTGCCGGCAACTGGAAAATGAACCTCACCCTGCCCGAAGCGCAGGCCCTGACTTCCGAAGTAGTGCAGATGCTGCACGACGAGCTTACCGGCCCTAAGCCCCAGGTGGTTATTTGCCCGCCCTTTCCGCTGCTCATGGGCGTGCACCGCCTGCTGGGCGATAGTGGCAACCCCGCGCTCGGGGCCCAAAACTTCCACCAGAAGGAAAGCGGGGCCTACACCGGCGAGGTGTCGGCCAAGCAGCTGCGCTCGGTGGGCTGCGCCTACGTGATACTCGGCCACTCGGAGCGCCGCCAGCACTTCCGCGAAGACGACGCTCTGCTGGCCGAGAAGCTGAACACGGCCCTGGCTGCCGGCCTGAAGCCGATTTTCTGCGTGGGCGAAAGCCTGGAAACCCGCGAGGCCGACGAAACTTTCGACTTCATCGGCCAGCAGCTGGCCAACGGGCTCTTTCACCTGAGCAAGGAAGACGTTGATAAAGTGGTCATTGCCTACGAGCCCATCTGGGCCATTGGCACGGGGCGCACGGCTAGCAGTGCGCAGGCGCAGGAAGTGCACGCCTTCATTCGGCAGCAGGTGGCGGCGGCCTACGACCAGGCCACGGCTGACAACACAACTATCCTCTACGGCGGCTCGTGCAACGCCCAGAACGCCCGCGAGCTCTTCAGTCAGCCCGACGTGGATGGTGGCCTCATCGGCGGCGCGTCATTGAAATCGCGCGATTTTGTTGAAATTGTAAAGTCCTTTTAG
- a CDS encoding GNAT family N-acetyltransferase gives MQAAPTTLIAPRLRLRAFTLADVPRLVALAGNYEVAKNTLNIPHPYREEDARRWVQLTQENYAQQTSYAFAIELLATGEFIGGIGLTIERRFDRAEAGYWLGQPYWGRGLASEALAAVLRFGFEQLGLNKIYATHIAENQASGRVMLKNGMVKEGELAQHTKRDGRYHDLWQYRLTQAEYVARP, from the coding sequence ATGCAAGCCGCACCCACTACCCTTATCGCCCCGCGCCTGCGGCTGCGCGCTTTCACCCTAGCCGACGTGCCGCGTTTGGTAGCCTTGGCTGGAAATTACGAAGTGGCAAAGAACACGCTCAACATTCCGCACCCGTACCGCGAGGAGGATGCCCGCCGCTGGGTGCAGCTTACCCAGGAAAACTACGCGCAGCAAACCAGCTACGCCTTTGCTATCGAGCTGCTGGCCACCGGCGAATTTATTGGTGGCATTGGCCTCACCATAGAGCGGCGCTTCGACCGGGCCGAGGCGGGCTACTGGCTGGGCCAGCCCTATTGGGGGCGGGGCCTGGCCAGCGAGGCGCTGGCGGCCGTGCTGCGCTTTGGCTTCGAGCAGCTGGGGCTGAATAAAATTTACGCCACCCACATTGCCGAAAATCAAGCTTCGGGCCGGGTAATGCTAAAAAACGGTATGGTGAAAGAAGGCGAGTTGGCCCAGCATACCAAGCGCGACGGTCGATACCACGACCTCTGGCAGTACCGCCTCACGCAGGCCGAGTACGTTGCCCGCCCCTGA
- a CDS encoding porin family protein encodes MLLLALALPHHSPFYISSLHTMKKTFLALVLAVGAAGAAQAQSARFGVKAGASLTNVTNSGDQAAYKFGFNGGVMANFAVNDMFSIQPEVLYSNKGLKEKDSSDNTRLALNYIDVPVLAKIATGATGLFFELGPQVGFRASADYKNSSASLSLNDAIKSVDFGYAAGLGFQAASGGMIGLRYNGGFTNVAKDNGTIMGVPVTGGDGKNSAFQLYIGYLFGGK; translated from the coding sequence ATGCTATTGCTAGCCTTAGCTTTGCCGCACCATTCACCTTTTTATATTTCTTCTCTTCATACTATGAAGAAAACTTTTCTTGCATTAGTGCTGGCCGTTGGTGCAGCCGGTGCTGCTCAGGCCCAAAGCGCTCGTTTCGGTGTTAAAGCCGGGGCTTCGCTCACCAACGTAACGAACTCGGGCGACCAGGCAGCCTATAAATTTGGCTTTAACGGCGGTGTCATGGCCAATTTTGCGGTCAATGACATGTTCTCGATTCAGCCCGAAGTATTGTACTCCAACAAAGGTCTCAAAGAGAAAGACAGCTCTGACAATACCCGCCTGGCCTTAAACTATATTGACGTGCCGGTACTGGCTAAAATTGCTACCGGCGCCACCGGCCTGTTCTTTGAGCTCGGCCCGCAGGTCGGCTTCCGTGCCTCGGCCGATTACAAAAACTCAAGTGCCTCGCTGAGCCTAAACGACGCTATTAAGAGCGTTGATTTTGGTTACGCAGCGGGCCTGGGCTTCCAGGCAGCTAGCGGCGGCATGATTGGCCTGCGTTATAATGGCGGCTTCACCAACGTGGCAAAAGATAACGGTACTATTATGGGTGTACCCGTCACGGGTGGCGATGGCAAGAACAGCGCTTTCCAGCTGTACATCGGCTACCTGTTTGGCGGCAAATAA
- a CDS encoding YifB family Mg chelatase-like AAA ATPase, whose translation MLTKTYGSAVQGVNAYTITIEVVVTAGTLFYVVGLADSAIKESQQRIESALKLRGYRMPRTKVVVNMAPADIRKEGAAYDLPIALGILHASQQLTTDELGRYIIMGELALDGAVRPIKGVLPIAIQARKEGFKGIILPKENAQEAAIVNNLDVIPVETMQQAIDFFEGREIIEPVRIDTRDIFQHTANQYAADFADVQGQENIKRALEIAAAGGHNVIMIGPPGAGKTMLAKRLPTILPPLNMQEALETTKIHSVAGKLGAGRGLLSQRPFRAPHHTISDVALVGGGSNPQPGEISLSHHGVLFLDELPEFKRTVLEVMRQPLEERRVTISRAKVSIDFPANFMLIASMNPCPCGYYNHPDKECVCGPGVVQKYLNKVSGPLLDRIDLHVEVTPVTFDQMTETRKAETSHDIQQRVEKAREIQSKRFAEQSDIHSNAMMPSQMVKDICQISQAGRNLLKTAMERLGLSARAYDRILKVARTIADLAGTDEIQIQHLAEAIQYRSLDREGWAG comes from the coding sequence ATGCTAACCAAAACCTACGGCTCCGCCGTGCAGGGTGTTAATGCGTATACCATTACTATTGAAGTAGTTGTTACGGCCGGGACGCTGTTTTACGTGGTGGGCCTGGCCGACAGTGCCATCAAGGAAAGCCAGCAGCGCATCGAATCGGCGCTGAAGCTGCGCGGCTACCGCATGCCGCGCACCAAGGTGGTGGTAAACATGGCCCCGGCCGACATTCGCAAGGAAGGCGCGGCCTACGACCTGCCCATTGCGCTGGGCATCTTGCACGCCTCGCAGCAGCTAACTACCGACGAGCTTGGGCGTTACATCATCATGGGCGAGCTGGCCCTCGATGGCGCGGTGCGGCCCATCAAGGGCGTGCTGCCCATTGCCATTCAGGCGCGCAAGGAAGGCTTTAAGGGCATCATTCTGCCCAAAGAAAATGCGCAGGAGGCGGCCATTGTCAACAATCTTGACGTGATTCCGGTCGAAACCATGCAGCAGGCCATCGACTTCTTCGAGGGCCGCGAAATCATTGAGCCCGTGCGCATTGACACGCGCGACATCTTCCAGCACACCGCCAACCAGTACGCCGCTGATTTTGCCGACGTGCAGGGCCAGGAAAATATTAAGCGCGCCCTCGAAATAGCGGCGGCCGGCGGCCACAACGTCATTATGATAGGCCCGCCCGGCGCCGGCAAAACCATGCTGGCCAAGCGCTTGCCGACTATTTTACCGCCCCTCAACATGCAGGAGGCCCTCGAAACCACCAAGATTCACTCGGTGGCCGGCAAGCTGGGCGCGGGCCGGGGGCTGCTAAGCCAGCGGCCGTTTCGGGCGCCGCACCACACCATTTCGGATGTGGCGCTGGTGGGCGGTGGCAGCAACCCGCAGCCGGGCGAAATCTCGCTTTCGCACCACGGCGTGCTGTTTTTGGATGAGCTGCCCGAGTTTAAGCGCACCGTGCTGGAGGTAATGCGCCAGCCGCTGGAAGAGCGTCGCGTCACGATTTCCAGGGCCAAGGTGAGCATCGACTTTCCGGCCAATTTCATGCTCATCGCCAGCATGAACCCTTGCCCCTGTGGCTATTATAACCATCCCGATAAGGAGTGCGTGTGCGGCCCCGGCGTGGTGCAAAAGTACCTGAACAAAGTGAGCGGCCCGCTGCTCGACCGCATCGACCTGCACGTGGAAGTGACGCCCGTCACCTTCGACCAGATGACCGAAACGCGCAAGGCCGAAACCAGCCACGACATCCAGCAGCGCGTGGAGAAAGCCCGCGAAATCCAAAGTAAGCGCTTTGCCGAACAATCTGATATTCATTCTAATGCCATGATGCCTTCGCAGATGGTGAAGGACATTTGCCAGATAAGTCAGGCCGGGCGCAACCTGCTCAAAACCGCGATGGAGCGCCTCGGCCTGAGCGCCCGCGCCTACGACCGCATCCTGAAAGTGGCCCGCACCATCGCCGACCTGGCCGGCACCGACGAAATCCAGATTCAGCACCTGGCCGAGGCTATTCAGTACCGCTCGCTCGACCGCGAAGGCTGGGCGGGGTAA
- the lpcA gene encoding D-sedoheptulose 7-phosphate isomerase has translation MHLPDLIRAELAEARAVLDQFLADDAHLTRIAQAAELVAASLQRGGKVLTCGNGGSLCDAQHFAEELSGRYRQDRRALAAIALTEASHMTCVANDFGFEFVFSRFVEALGRPGDVLLAISTSGNSPNILRAAEAAKVAGMQVIGLTGKDGGRLASLCDVEIRVPHFGFADRIQEVHIKAIHIMILLIEKLVA, from the coding sequence TTGCACCTCCCCGACCTCATCCGCGCCGAGCTGGCCGAAGCCCGCGCCGTCCTCGACCAGTTTTTGGCCGACGACGCCCATCTCACCCGCATCGCCCAGGCTGCCGAGCTAGTGGCCGCTAGCCTCCAACGCGGCGGCAAAGTCCTCACCTGCGGCAACGGCGGCAGCCTCTGCGACGCCCAGCACTTTGCCGAGGAGCTGAGCGGCCGCTACCGCCAGGACCGCCGCGCGCTCGCCGCCATCGCCCTCACCGAAGCCTCGCACATGACCTGCGTGGCCAACGATTTCGGCTTCGAGTTCGTCTTCAGCCGCTTTGTGGAGGCGCTGGGCCGGCCCGGCGACGTGCTGCTGGCCATCAGCACCAGCGGCAACTCGCCCAATATCCTGCGTGCCGCCGAGGCCGCCAAGGTGGCGGGCATGCAGGTCATCGGCCTCACCGGCAAGGACGGCGGACGGCTGGCTAGCCTCTGCGATGTCGAAATCCGGGTGCCGCACTTCGGCTTTGCCGACCGCATCCAGGAGGTGCATATTAAAGCCATTCACATTATGATACTGCTGATTGAGAAGCTGGTAGCTTAG
- the prmA gene encoding 50S ribosomal protein L11 methyltransferase yields MDFIELTVQAPRELADILVAELGEVGFDTFEDNDAGFCAYTTEDAFDRDAVAEIMSRYEGLGELAFSDRVITRQNWNQEWEKNFQPLIIADRVSVRAPFHPKPAGVEYDIEIMPRMSFGTGHHETTALMIENQLAIDHHGKRVLDMGCGTGILAIMAEMLGARQVLAVDVEPWTVENARDNAAENHCRTIECRLGGAETLADEAPFDLILANINRNVLLEDMHEYARLLPSGKPILFSGFYEEDLPKITAEATRQHLRYERHRTLRSWVSAIFTKL; encoded by the coding sequence ATGGATTTTATTGAGTTGACGGTCCAGGCTCCGCGGGAACTGGCCGATATTTTGGTCGCCGAGCTGGGCGAAGTAGGCTTCGATACGTTTGAAGACAACGACGCCGGCTTTTGCGCCTACACTACCGAAGACGCCTTCGACCGCGACGCGGTGGCCGAGATTATGAGCCGCTACGAGGGGCTGGGTGAGCTGGCGTTTTCGGACCGCGTAATAACGCGCCAGAACTGGAACCAGGAGTGGGAGAAGAATTTTCAGCCCCTCATTATTGCCGACCGCGTATCGGTGCGGGCGCCGTTTCACCCCAAGCCCGCGGGCGTGGAGTACGACATCGAGATAATGCCGCGCATGTCGTTTGGCACCGGCCACCACGAGACTACGGCCTTAATGATTGAAAATCAGCTTGCTATTGACCACCACGGCAAGCGTGTGCTGGACATGGGCTGCGGCACCGGCATTCTGGCCATTATGGCCGAAATGCTGGGCGCCCGCCAGGTGCTGGCCGTAGACGTGGAGCCCTGGACGGTGGAAAACGCCCGCGACAACGCCGCCGAAAACCATTGCCGCACTATCGAGTGCCGCCTGGGCGGCGCCGAGACCCTAGCCGACGAGGCGCCCTTCGACCTTATCCTGGCTAATATCAACCGCAACGTGCTGCTCGAAGACATGCACGAGTATGCGCGCCTGCTGCCCAGTGGGAAACCAATTTTGTTCAGTGGGTTTTACGAGGAGGATTTACCCAAGATAACGGCCGAGGCTACGCGCCAACACCTGCGCTACGAGCGGCACCGCACGCTGCGCAGCTGGGTTTCGGCTATTTTCACCAAACTGTAA
- a CDS encoding dipeptidase, producing MPAPAYLTQHRNRFLEELIDWLRIPSVSADPKFHGDVLKAADYLKDKLAEAGATNVEICPTAGNPIVYGDYMAGPDRPTVLVYGHYDVQPADPYELWTSPPFEPVIKDEKIYARGACDDKGQVYMHVKALEMMLRAGGGAPCNIKFMFEGEEEIGSNNLGIFVKANKEKLQADVILISDTGILANDVPSIEVGLRGLSYHEVEVTGPNRDLHSGLYGGAVMNPINALCDMISSLHDANRHITIPGFYDKVDELSADERAEMAQAPFSETEFKQSIGLPAAVGEAGYTTPERTSIRPTLDVNGIWGGYTGEGAKTVIASKAYAKISMRLVPHQTSDEITALFQKHFESIAPAGITVKVTPHHGGEPVVTPTNSAAYRAAAKALETTFGKKPVPTRGGGSIPIVAMFKSELGLDSVLLGFGLDSDAIHSPNEHFGVFNFLKGIETIPEFYKEYAAATR from the coding sequence ATGCCCGCACCTGCTTACCTAACCCAACATCGAAATCGCTTTCTCGAAGAACTCATTGATTGGCTCCGCATTCCGTCGGTATCAGCCGACCCCAAGTTTCACGGCGATGTGCTTAAGGCGGCTGACTATCTGAAAGATAAGCTAGCGGAAGCTGGCGCGACCAACGTAGAAATCTGCCCCACGGCCGGCAATCCCATCGTGTACGGCGACTATATGGCCGGCCCCGACCGCCCCACCGTGCTTGTGTACGGTCACTACGATGTGCAGCCCGCCGACCCCTACGAGCTGTGGACCTCACCGCCCTTTGAGCCCGTTATCAAGGACGAGAAAATCTACGCTAGGGGTGCCTGCGACGATAAAGGCCAGGTGTATATGCATGTGAAAGCGCTGGAGATGATGCTGCGCGCTGGCGGCGGCGCACCCTGCAACATCAAATTTATGTTTGAGGGGGAAGAAGAAATCGGGTCCAACAACCTGGGAATCTTTGTGAAAGCTAACAAAGAGAAGCTTCAGGCCGACGTTATTCTTATCTCCGACACGGGCATTTTGGCCAATGACGTGCCCAGTATCGAGGTGGGCCTGCGTGGCCTTAGCTACCACGAGGTGGAAGTGACCGGGCCCAACCGCGACCTGCACTCGGGTCTTTACGGCGGCGCCGTGATGAACCCCATCAATGCGCTCTGCGACATGATTAGCAGCCTGCATGATGCGAACCGCCATATCACCATCCCCGGCTTCTACGACAAGGTAGACGAGCTGAGTGCCGACGAGCGTGCCGAAATGGCCCAGGCGCCCTTTTCGGAAACCGAGTTTAAGCAAAGCATTGGGCTACCGGCCGCTGTGGGCGAGGCTGGCTACACTACGCCCGAGCGCACCAGCATCCGGCCGACGCTCGATGTCAACGGCATCTGGGGCGGCTACACTGGCGAGGGCGCCAAGACGGTAATTGCCAGCAAGGCCTACGCTAAAATATCGATGCGCCTCGTGCCGCACCAAACCAGCGACGAGATTACGGCGCTCTTCCAAAAGCACTTTGAAAGCATTGCCCCGGCTGGTATCACGGTAAAGGTGACGCCCCACCACGGCGGTGAGCCCGTCGTGACGCCCACCAACTCGGCCGCTTACCGTGCCGCCGCCAAGGCTCTCGAAACTACGTTTGGCAAGAAGCCGGTGCCCACGCGCGGCGGCGGCTCCATTCCCATTGTGGCCATGTTTAAGAGTGAACTCGGGCTCGACTCAGTACTACTGGGTTTTGGGCTCGACAGCGACGCCATCCACTCGCCCAATGAGCATTTTGGGGTGTTCAATTTCCTGAAAGGTATCGAAACCATCCCGGAGTTTTATAAAGAATATGCAGCGGCTACCAGGTAA
- the cysK gene encoding cysteine synthase A: protein MKANSMLDVIGHTPLLKLNRLFAAERPDVEVWVKLERQNPGGSIKDRIALSMIEQAEKDGILTKDSIIVEPTSGNTGVGLALVAAVKGYKITLVMPESMSIERRRLMSAYGANLELTPREGGMKAAIAKAQEIVDSTPGAWMPMQFSNPANIAVHVATTAQEILADAPEGGFDMHITGVGTGGHLTGVTEVLKPKFPKMKTFAVEPELSPVISGGAPGPHPIQGIGAGFIPDNLHREVLDGVIQVSRDEAFEMTRRAAKEEGILCGISSGASLAAVAKKLADVPQGGKVLTFCYDTGERYLSVEGLYV from the coding sequence ATGAAAGCTAATTCCATGCTCGATGTTATCGGCCACACGCCGTTACTCAAACTCAACCGCCTATTCGCTGCCGAGCGCCCCGATGTGGAGGTGTGGGTGAAGCTGGAGCGCCAAAACCCCGGCGGCTCTATTAAAGACCGCATCGCGCTGAGTATGATTGAGCAGGCCGAGAAAGACGGTATCCTCACCAAAGACAGCATTATTGTGGAGCCCACCTCGGGCAATACCGGCGTGGGGCTAGCCCTGGTGGCGGCCGTGAAAGGCTACAAAATTACGCTCGTTATGCCCGAGAGCATGAGCATTGAGCGCCGCCGCCTGATGTCGGCCTACGGTGCCAACCTGGAGCTGACGCCACGCGAAGGGGGCATGAAAGCCGCCATCGCCAAGGCTCAGGAAATAGTAGACAGCACGCCCGGCGCCTGGATGCCCATGCAGTTTTCTAACCCGGCCAATATTGCGGTGCACGTGGCCACCACGGCCCAGGAAATTCTGGCCGATGCGCCGGAGGGCGGCTTCGATATGCACATTACGGGCGTGGGCACGGGCGGCCACCTCACCGGCGTGACGGAAGTGCTCAAGCCTAAATTTCCGAAGATGAAAACCTTTGCCGTGGAGCCCGAGCTGTCGCCCGTTATCAGCGGCGGCGCGCCGGGGCCGCACCCCATCCAGGGTATCGGCGCGGGCTTTATCCCCGACAACTTGCACCGCGAAGTGCTCGACGGCGTTATTCAGGTGAGCCGCGACGAGGCGTTTGAGATGACGCGCCGCGCCGCCAAGGAAGAAGGCATTTTGTGCGGCATTTCGTCGGGCGCCTCGCTGGCAGCCGTGGCCAAGAAGCTAGCCGACGTGCCGCAGGGCGGCAAGGTCCTCACCTTCTGCTACGACACCGGCGAGCGCTACCTGTCGGTAGAAGGACTGTACGTGTAG
- a CDS encoding acyloxyacyl hydrolase, whose protein sequence is MAVLPGHAQVPTVPDTAKMRALPGPFIFGAYAQGSIIISHTAPVAHLVASHPTGFELNVQRQTTGAAPWHGWYQYPKVGLALVYYDYHNPILGRSYAASVYLSKPLSRTARHDLSFRLGTGLAYFPNHYDLYTNRKNTFVSSPLNATLQMRLEYDVALGDHLGLLLALALNHYSNGATAKPNFGINLPTLLVGFNYHQWRLGPATGAPEPAPRDVGHNFLNISTSLGYKQRSGGDQTHYLVNSVTLAAGRRLNPKSNLLFGLEGFYDRSLLAQLRDTARSQDHLPDVKKAGAFVGHELLFGRLALVTHLGLYLYSPYKSNPIYYERLGLKYQATSLLFGAIDLKVHRATADVIEFKVGVKL, encoded by the coding sequence ATGGCTGTGCTTCCGGGCCACGCGCAGGTGCCGACCGTGCCCGATACCGCTAAAATGAGGGCGCTGCCCGGCCCATTTATTTTTGGCGCTTATGCGCAAGGCAGCATTATTATCAGCCACACGGCCCCGGTGGCGCACTTGGTAGCCTCGCATCCCACGGGCTTCGAGCTGAACGTGCAGCGCCAAACCACCGGGGCCGCGCCCTGGCACGGCTGGTACCAGTACCCCAAGGTGGGGCTAGCGCTGGTATACTACGACTATCACAACCCTATTCTGGGGCGCAGCTACGCGGCGTCGGTGTACCTGAGCAAGCCTCTCAGCCGCACGGCGCGCCACGACCTGAGCTTTCGGCTGGGCACCGGGCTAGCCTACTTTCCCAACCACTACGACCTGTATACCAACCGCAAGAACACGTTTGTGAGCTCGCCGCTCAATGCTACGCTGCAAATGCGGCTTGAATATGACGTGGCCCTGGGCGACCACCTGGGCCTGCTGCTGGCGCTAGCCCTCAACCACTACTCTAATGGCGCCACGGCCAAGCCCAACTTTGGCATCAATCTGCCCACACTGCTGGTGGGCTTCAACTACCACCAGTGGCGGCTGGGCCCGGCCACCGGCGCGCCCGAGCCGGCACCCCGCGATGTGGGGCACAACTTCTTGAACATCAGCACGAGCCTGGGCTACAAGCAGCGCAGTGGCGGCGACCAGACTCACTACCTCGTCAACTCGGTGACCCTGGCCGCCGGCCGCCGCCTCAACCCTAAAAGCAATCTGCTGTTCGGGCTGGAGGGCTTTTATGACCGCTCGCTGCTAGCCCAGCTGCGCGATACCGCCCGCAGCCAGGACCACCTGCCCGACGTGAAGAAAGCCGGCGCCTTTGTGGGCCACGAGCTGCTGTTTGGGCGGCTAGCCCTGGTCACGCATCTGGGGCTGTATCTCTACAGCCCGTACAAGTCGAACCCGATTTACTACGAGCGGCTCGGGTTAAAATACCAGGCCACCAGCCTGCTCTTCGGCGCCATCGACCTGAAAGTACACCGTGCCACGGCCGACGTTATCGAGTTCAAAGTAGGCGTGAAGCTGTAG
- a CDS encoding porin family protein, whose product MKKVLLSLALLAGFAGAANAQSGVVKYGIKGGFSLSSYTGGGDIGKNTGFKPGFTAGVLVNYGLSDMTSLQIEGLYSQKGAFIDNASGFYANGTTYTAYTNKQYRSTLSYIDVPVLFKVNTGEAGKGLFFELGPQASFAVGLREFTRDQNSGAGSPTEQDLSTDRNRLVPVGIGYVGGIGYQITSGFGLGVRYTGDFSNVYKDGFGAGNAPLRSDNNFHNGVFQFQVHYLFGGKG is encoded by the coding sequence ATGAAAAAAGTACTTCTTTCCCTTGCTCTTCTAGCCGGCTTTGCGGGCGCTGCCAATGCCCAGAGTGGCGTTGTAAAGTATGGTATCAAAGGTGGCTTTAGCCTGAGCTCGTACACTGGCGGCGGCGATATTGGCAAAAACACCGGCTTCAAGCCCGGTTTCACAGCAGGTGTGCTGGTAAACTATGGCCTGTCGGACATGACCTCGCTGCAAATAGAGGGTCTGTACTCGCAAAAAGGGGCATTTATTGATAATGCCAGTGGCTTTTACGCTAACGGTACCACTTACACTGCTTACACTAACAAGCAATATCGTTCGACGCTCTCGTACATTGATGTACCTGTGCTATTCAAAGTGAATACGGGCGAAGCTGGTAAAGGATTATTCTTTGAACTAGGTCCGCAAGCTAGCTTCGCCGTCGGGCTGCGTGAATTTACTCGCGACCAGAACTCTGGGGCTGGTAGCCCTACGGAACAAGACCTTAGCACTGACCGCAACCGTCTAGTACCGGTTGGCATTGGCTACGTAGGTGGCATTGGCTACCAGATTACAAGTGGCTTTGGCTTAGGTGTTCGATATACTGGCGACTTTTCCAATGTTTATAAAGATGGCTTTGGCGCTGGCAACGCGCCGCTGCGGAGCGACAATAACTTCCACAACGGGGTATTTCAGTTCCAAGTGCACTACCTGTTTGGCGGCAAAGGCTAG